A stretch of the Flavobacterium sp. 5 genome encodes the following:
- the priA gene encoding primosomal protein N', with protein MHFVEVVLPLSLAKTFTYRVSEAEFLFIKKGMRVTVPFGKNKIYTALVIEIHNNIPTLYEAKEIHQILDTTPIVTEIQINHWFWIADYYMCAIGDVYRNAMPSALLLESETLITRKNDSYVDESLLSDDEYLVYEALQQQSSLKIQDIISILNKKNIFPVIQKLIDKNILVLQEELQESYKPKLVRYVRLHAKYDTDQGLKDLLEILKSANKQKEIVLNYFQLSATEKKSITVKKLVETAQSSPAIVKALVEKEILEEYFLQEDRINFAGKAKEDELQLSSDQQRAFESIKESFEQKSVCLLHGITSSGKTEIYIKLIEEYLAIGKQVLYLLPEIVLTAQLVSRIRAHFGNKVAVFHSKFNNNERVEVWNQVLLNAEKAQIVIGARSALFLPFHDLGFVIIDEEHEQNFKQSDPAPRFHARDSAIVLANTHQAKVLLGSATPSIETYYNAKSDKFGFVEILKRFGNASLPEVLLVDLKDKYFRKKMNGHFSDILIEEITTSLSVGEQVILFQNRRGYSPIIECITCGHVPHCQSCDVSLTYHKHKNQLRCHYCGYSIANPTHCHACHSVDLTTKGLGTEQIEQELITIFPNAKIGRMDQDTTRGKFGFEKIIDSFKNREFDILVGTQMLAKGLDFDNVNLVGIMNADTMLYHPDFRAFERSFQMMTQVAGRSGRSDKKGKVVIQTYNPNHNTIQQVTHSNYIGMYNEQLYDRQIYKYPPYFRIIKLTLKQRDFDKLKEGAMWLYQVLSQNLTMPVLGPEEPAINRIRNEYIRTIIIKIPQSTSIISTKKTIQKILNSFEAVSQYRAIKVTVNVDFY; from the coding sequence ATGCATTTCGTAGAAGTTGTTTTACCACTTTCTCTTGCCAAGACTTTTACATACAGAGTTTCGGAGGCCGAATTTCTTTTTATAAAAAAAGGAATGAGAGTTACGGTGCCTTTTGGGAAAAATAAAATCTATACGGCTTTAGTTATTGAAATTCACAATAACATACCAACTCTATATGAAGCCAAAGAGATTCATCAAATTTTAGATACAACACCTATAGTAACAGAAATTCAAATCAATCATTGGTTTTGGATTGCTGATTACTATATGTGTGCTATAGGTGATGTTTATCGTAATGCTATGCCAAGTGCATTGTTATTGGAGAGTGAAACGCTTATTACAAGAAAAAATGATTCGTATGTTGATGAAAGTCTGCTTTCAGATGATGAATATCTAGTTTACGAAGCTTTACAACAACAGAGTTCATTAAAGATACAGGATATTATTTCGATTTTGAATAAGAAAAATATTTTTCCAGTTATTCAAAAATTGATTGATAAAAATATTTTAGTATTACAAGAAGAGCTTCAGGAAAGTTACAAGCCTAAATTGGTTCGGTATGTGCGATTGCACGCAAAATACGATACTGATCAAGGTTTAAAAGATTTACTCGAAATTTTAAAAAGCGCCAATAAGCAAAAGGAAATAGTTCTGAATTATTTTCAATTAAGTGCTACTGAAAAGAAGTCGATTACAGTTAAAAAATTAGTTGAAACGGCTCAATCTTCTCCTGCTATTGTTAAGGCATTAGTTGAAAAGGAGATTTTAGAAGAATATTTTTTACAAGAAGATCGAATCAATTTTGCAGGCAAAGCGAAAGAAGATGAACTACAATTGAGTTCTGATCAGCAACGTGCTTTTGAATCTATAAAAGAAAGTTTTGAGCAAAAATCAGTTTGTCTCTTACACGGAATTACTTCAAGTGGAAAGACCGAAATTTACATTAAGCTTATAGAAGAATATTTGGCTATAGGGAAACAAGTCTTGTATTTGTTGCCGGAAATTGTTTTAACGGCTCAATTGGTTTCTAGAATACGAGCTCATTTTGGAAATAAAGTAGCTGTTTTTCATTCTAAATTTAATAATAATGAAAGAGTTGAGGTTTGGAATCAGGTTTTATTAAATGCTGAAAAAGCTCAAATCGTAATTGGTGCCAGATCGGCTTTATTTTTGCCTTTTCATGATTTAGGATTTGTAATTATTGATGAAGAACACGAACAAAATTTTAAACAATCAGATCCAGCGCCCAGATTCCATGCTCGTGATTCTGCTATTGTTTTAGCAAATACACATCAGGCTAAAGTGCTTTTAGGTTCGGCTACACCAAGTATCGAAACCTATTATAATGCAAAGTCTGATAAGTTTGGATTCGTTGAAATTTTGAAACGTTTTGGAAATGCAAGTTTGCCTGAAGTTCTATTGGTTGATTTGAAAGATAAATACTTTCGAAAAAAGATGAACGGTCATTTTAGTGATATTTTGATTGAAGAAATCACAACGTCTTTATCGGTGGGAGAGCAAGTGATTTTATTTCAAAATAGAAGAGGATATTCACCAATTATAGAATGTATTACTTGTGGGCACGTTCCACATTGTCAGTCTTGTGATGTGAGTTTGACTTATCATAAACATAAAAATCAATTGCGTTGTCATTATTGTGGGTATTCGATTGCTAATCCAACTCATTGTCATGCTTGTCATAGCGTAGATTTAACTACAAAAGGCTTAGGAACAGAACAAATAGAACAAGAGTTGATCACTATTTTTCCAAATGCTAAAATTGGAAGGATGGATCAGGACACAACTCGAGGAAAGTTTGGTTTTGAAAAAATAATTGATAGTTTTAAGAATCGAGAGTTTGATATTTTGGTAGGAACTCAGATGCTAGCCAAAGGATTAGATTTTGATAATGTAAATTTGGTTGGTATCATGAATGCCGATACAATGTTGTATCATCCAGATTTTAGAGCTTTCGAGCGAAGTTTTCAAATGATGACACAGGTTGCTGGACGTTCTGGGCGATCGGATAAAAAGGGCAAAGTGGTTATTCAGACCTATAATCCTAATCATAATACAATACAGCAAGTCACTCATTCCAATTATATAGGTATGTATAATGAGCAATTATATGATAGGCAAATATATAAGTATCCACCCTATTTTAGAATTATAAAATTGACATTAAAACAGCGTGATTTTGATAAACTAAAAGAAGGTGCCATGTGGTTGTATCAAGTACTGAGTCAAAATCTTACTATGCCAGTTTTAGGTCCTGAAGAGCCTGCAATTAATAGAATACGAAATGAATATATAAGGACTATAATCATCAAAATACCGCAAAGCACTTCTATTATAAGTACAAAAAAAACTATTCAGAAGATACTGAATAGTTTTGAAGCGGTTTCTCAATACAGAGCCATTAAGGTTACTGTAAATGTTGATTTTTATTAG